A DNA window from Nitratidesulfovibrio sp. SRB-5 contains the following coding sequences:
- a CDS encoding DUF523 domain-containing protein encodes MIYVVSACLAGVACRFDGEANPREGVIELVRQGLALPVCPEQLGGLPTPRPPCELRDGKVLCREADGTLSDATDAFVRGAEEGVRLALLAGCTEAILKARSPSCGCGRIYDGTFTRTLVAGDGLFADALRAAGITVRCDE; translated from the coding sequence ATGATCTACGTGGTCAGCGCCTGTCTGGCGGGCGTGGCCTGCCGCTTCGACGGAGAGGCCAACCCCCGCGAGGGGGTCATCGAACTGGTGCGGCAAGGGCTGGCCCTGCCGGTCTGTCCGGAACAACTGGGCGGGTTGCCCACGCCGCGACCGCCGTGCGAACTGCGCGACGGCAAGGTGCTGTGCCGCGAGGCCGACGGAACCCTGTCCGACGCCACGGACGCCTTTGTCAGGGGCGCCGAGGAAGGCGTGCGCCTAGCCCTGTTGGCGGGCTGCACCGAGGCCATCCTGAAGGCGCGCTCGCCCTCGTGCGGGTGCGGGCGCATCTACGACGGCACCTTCACGCGGACGCTGGTGGCGGGCGACGGCCTGTTCGCCGATGCCCTGCGCGCGGCGGGCATCACGGTGCGCTGCGACGAATAG
- a CDS encoding AzlD domain-containing protein, with the protein MTTTFFLMLCGMLAVTYIPRAVPLQLLSQRELNPVITRWLSFVPPAVLAALLAPDLIVKQGAVHITADNLYLLAAVPATLVAWRTGSFFGTIAVGMAAVACARWFGMA; encoded by the coding sequence ATGACCACCACCTTCTTCCTGATGTTGTGCGGCATGCTTGCCGTCACCTACATCCCCCGCGCCGTGCCCCTGCAACTGCTGTCGCAGCGCGAACTGAACCCCGTCATCACCCGCTGGCTCTCCTTCGTGCCGCCCGCGGTGCTGGCCGCCCTGCTGGCCCCGGACCTGATCGTGAAACAGGGCGCGGTGCACATCACCGCCGACAACCTGTACCTGCTGGCCGCCGTGCCCGCCACGCTGGTGGCGTGGCGCACGGGCAGCTTCTTCGGCACCATTGCCGTGGGCATGGCCGCCGTGGCCTGTGCACGGTGGTTCGGCATGGCTTGA
- a CDS encoding PLP-dependent aminotransferase family protein, giving the protein MPARSFAAPAPGINPAPCMDGDAGSDASAVTGSTPAADAAAFHYHRVERHVTDMIQSGRFRPGDRLPSLRGLSTSMGLSIATVGHAYLELERKGIIEARPRSGYFVRQGMRGLPVPQARPAPPTGPREVNRARLISTVLEAVGNRDLVPFGVLCPDETLLPGRALGRILSEVMRSRAGEAAAYATIPGDLELRRQIAWRHRECGVGAGPDDILITNGAVEALYIALRCLTRPGDIVMIQSPTYYCFLQLIESLGLRAIEVPSTPEAGVDPRDVRHILDRHRVAACAFSPNFNNPDGSLTPDDAKREILDMLAGRGIHLIEDDVSTDLHYGPSRPSTFLQWDVHGLVTLCSSFSKTVAPGFRMGWMVTGRIGERAREIKATTNVCGATLTQFAMAEYLRQGLFERQLRRLRTAFSRQMQAMRMHLADCFPPGTGVTRPEGGGVLWVELPPGTDGVELFFRARQAGISVAPGAVFSTQEKFANYLRLGCNGLWNERMAEGLRTLGRLAGECRTGAGAG; this is encoded by the coding sequence ATGCCCGCCCGCTCCTTTGCCGCGCCAGCCCCCGGTATCAATCCGGCCCCCTGTATGGACGGGGACGCCGGTTCCGATGCTTCCGCCGTTACAGGCAGCACGCCCGCCGCCGATGCCGCCGCCTTCCACTACCATCGGGTGGAGCGCCACGTGACGGACATGATCCAGTCCGGCAGGTTTCGCCCCGGCGACCGGTTGCCATCGCTGCGCGGGCTGTCCACCTCCATGGGGCTGTCCATCGCCACCGTGGGGCACGCCTATCTGGAACTGGAGCGCAAGGGCATCATCGAGGCGCGGCCCCGTTCCGGTTATTTCGTGCGCCAGGGCATGCGCGGCCTGCCCGTGCCGCAGGCCCGCCCGGCCCCGCCCACCGGCCCGCGCGAGGTGAACCGCGCCCGGCTCATCTCCACCGTGCTCGAAGCCGTGGGCAACCGCGACCTGGTGCCCTTCGGCGTGCTGTGCCCGGACGAAACGCTGCTGCCGGGCCGGGCGCTGGGGCGCATCCTGTCCGAGGTGATGCGCTCGCGCGCGGGCGAGGCCGCCGCCTACGCCACCATTCCCGGCGACCTGGAACTGCGCCGCCAGATCGCCTGGCGGCATCGCGAATGCGGCGTGGGCGCGGGGCCGGACGACATCCTTATCACCAACGGCGCGGTGGAGGCGCTGTACATCGCCCTGCGCTGCCTGACCCGGCCCGGCGACATCGTGATGATCCAGTCGCCCACCTACTACTGCTTCCTGCAACTCATCGAATCGCTGGGGCTGCGCGCCATCGAGGTGCCCAGCACGCCGGAGGCGGGCGTGGACCCGCGCGACGTGCGGCACATCCTGGACCGGCACCGGGTGGCGGCGTGCGCCTTTTCGCCCAACTTCAACAACCCGGACGGCAGCCTGACCCCCGACGACGCCAAGCGCGAAATCCTGGACATGCTGGCCGGGCGGGGCATCCACCTCATAGAGGACGACGTGTCCACGGACCTGCACTACGGCCCCTCGCGCCCGTCCACCTTTCTGCAATGGGACGTGCACGGGCTGGTCACGCTGTGCTCGTCGTTCTCCAAGACCGTGGCGCCGGGCTTTCGCATGGGCTGGATGGTCACCGGGCGCATCGGCGAGCGCGCGCGGGAGATAAAGGCCACCACCAATGTCTGCGGGGCCACCCTGACCCAGTTCGCCATGGCCGAATACCTGCGACAGGGGCTGTTCGAGCGGCAGCTGCGCCGCCTGCGCACGGCCTTTTCGCGCCAGATGCAGGCCATGCGCATGCACCTTGCGGACTGCTTTCCGCCCGGTACCGGGGTGACCCGGCCCGAGGGCGGCGGCGTGCTGTGGGTGGAACTGCCGCCCGGCACCGACGGGGTGGAACTGTTCTTCCGCGCGCGGCAGGCGGGCATATCCGTGGCGCCGGGGGCCGTGTTCAGCACGCAGGAAAAGTTCGCCAACTACCTGCGCCTTGGCTGCAACGGCCTGTGGAACGAGCGCATGGCCGAAGGGCTGCGCACCCTGGGGCGGCTGGCCGGGGAGTGCCGGACGGGCGCGGGAGCGGGGTAG
- a CDS encoding AzlC family ABC transporter permease gives MPASRLAAVLSGMRQALPIVLGYVPVAFAFGVLARKTGMPASGAVCMSLMVFAGSAQLISVSLLAGGASPATVVLTTFVVNLRHLLMSAALAPALRRWPRALQALFAFQLTDETFALHVSRLPSTPGDTRPEPPRAETLALNMTAQSAWVMGTIIGVFGSELVADVRPLGLDYALPAMFIALLLPYCRKARRFALAAVLAGGLSVLLALAGAGQWNVIIATVCAATLCTLLPTKADAAQRKGGHNTANAAESDGLNGPNEQNGPDKANGLAGLPDLAEPDGASRAPTL, from the coding sequence ATGCCCGCGTCCCGCCTGGCCGCCGTGCTGTCCGGCATGCGCCAGGCCCTGCCCATCGTGCTCGGCTACGTGCCGGTGGCCTTCGCCTTCGGGGTGCTGGCCCGCAAGACCGGCATGCCCGCGTCGGGCGCAGTGTGCATGTCGCTGATGGTCTTCGCCGGGTCCGCCCAGCTCATTTCGGTCAGCCTGCTGGCGGGCGGGGCATCCCCGGCCACGGTGGTGCTGACCACCTTCGTGGTCAACCTGCGCCACCTGCTCATGTCCGCCGCGCTGGCCCCGGCCCTGCGCCGCTGGCCGCGCGCGCTGCAAGCGCTGTTCGCCTTCCAGCTGACGGATGAAACCTTTGCCCTGCACGTCAGCCGCCTGCCCTCCACCCCCGGGGACACCCGGCCCGAACCGCCCCGCGCCGAAACCCTGGCCCTGAACATGACCGCGCAGTCCGCGTGGGTCATGGGCACCATCATCGGCGTGTTCGGCAGCGAACTGGTGGCCGACGTGCGCCCGCTGGGGCTGGACTACGCCCTGCCCGCCATGTTCATCGCCCTGCTGCTGCCGTACTGCCGCAAGGCGCGGCGCTTCGCGCTGGCCGCCGTGCTGGCCGGTGGGCTGTCCGTGTTGCTGGCGCTGGCCGGGGCCGGGCAGTGGAACGTGATCATCGCCACGGTCTGCGCGGCCACCCTGTGCACCCTGCTGCCCACCAAGGCAGATGCGGCGCAGCGCAAGGGCGGGCACAACACCGCCAACGCGGCGGAATCGGACGGATTGAACGGGCCGAACGAACAGAACGGGCCGGACAAGGCGAATGGCCTTGCCGGGCTGCCCGATCTGGCGGAACCCGACGGCGCGAGCCGCGCCCCCACCCTGTAG
- a CDS encoding DsbA family protein — protein MLRTLFIALLLALTLAATSTVPAPAQAASNEELKAALRDLLKENPELIMQVLRDNSETVLEIAQQGSNVRRKKALIAQWQVDQTQPKKANLEGRPMRGPANAPVTIIAYSDFTCPYCQQAAGTMELLLANYKDKVRYVFKHMPLDSHDNARLASEYHVAAGLQDGKKAWAFYETVFRDREKLVAEGEPFLKKAAADAGLDMKRLAQDIKGKKVKDSIEEDMAEARALNVQGTPYFLVNDLVIRGSLPLDLFSDAVDMALEAAAKTKK, from the coding sequence ATGCTCCGCACCCTGTTCATTGCCCTGCTGCTGGCGCTGACCCTTGCCGCCACCTCGACGGTTCCCGCGCCCGCGCAGGCAGCCTCCAACGAGGAACTGAAGGCCGCCCTGCGCGACCTGCTGAAGGAAAATCCCGAACTGATCATGCAGGTGCTGCGCGACAACAGCGAAACCGTGCTGGAAATCGCCCAGCAGGGTTCCAACGTGCGCCGCAAGAAGGCGCTCATCGCCCAGTGGCAGGTGGACCAGACCCAGCCCAAGAAGGCCAACCTGGAAGGGCGGCCCATGCGCGGCCCGGCCAACGCGCCGGTGACCATCATTGCCTACTCCGACTTCACCTGTCCCTACTGCCAGCAGGCCGCGGGCACCATGGAACTGCTGCTGGCCAACTACAAGGACAAGGTGCGCTACGTCTTCAAGCACATGCCGCTGGACAGCCACGACAACGCGCGCCTGGCCTCGGAATACCACGTGGCGGCGGGCCTGCAGGACGGCAAGAAGGCCTGGGCGTTCTACGAAACCGTGTTCCGCGACCGCGAAAAGCTGGTGGCCGAGGGCGAGCCCTTCCTCAAGAAGGCCGCCGCCGACGCCGGGCTGGACATGAAGCGCCTGGCCCAGGACATCAAGGGCAAGAAGGTCAAGGATTCCATAGAGGAAGACATGGCCGAGGCCCGCGCGCTGAACGTGCAGGGCACCCCGTACTTCCTGGTCAACGACCTGGTCATTCGCGGCTCCCTGCCGCTGGACCTGTTCTCCGACGCCGTGGACATGGCGCTGGAGGCGGCGGCCAAGACCAAGAAATAG